The region AAACAGTTGACTTAAATATACCTCCAGGTCCTCCACGGCCCATCATGTCACCCCTCATGGACATGCCCCCTCTCATTCCACCCATCATGGGCTTACGGCGAGCCATGGACACCTTCAGCCTCCTGCCCTGGTACTCTTTCCCTGTTGAGGTCATAAACAGAATGTAACAGGAAtaaagagaaatggagagagaaaaggcAAGAGTTAATGGTCATTACTAGTATTCTAAAGTACATTTCAGTGCACATCAACACGTCCTGATATGCATTCATTTGGATGGTTCAAGGGTAGAATCAGAGTAGGCTGATGCAGGTTAAAAAGGGCCAGTATGACATACCATCAAATAACTCTACAGCAGCTTTGGCAAAGGAGGGCTCCTCGTAGGACAGTGTGGCGTCTCCCTTGGGCTTCCCGGAATCATTGTCTGTGTAGATGTTGATGGCAGGCTTGCCCAACCTCCGGTTCATCTGAACAAAAGAGGAATTCATCACTCAAAAGTCAACCTACCCCACCATTAACACTTGTGCTGTTGCCATTCTTTTTGAGAACATTTTTTAGAGCATTCATTATCTGTTCAGTCATCGAATTAAAATGAGAAGAAGACAACAAAAACGCTGGCTatacatgtgttttatatttttgttcaatgtatgtaaagtgttggtcccatgtttcaggagctgaaataaaataaccCAGAAacctttgtgcacaaatttgtttacatccccgttAGTGATCATTTccccttttccaagataatccatccacctgacaggtgtagcatatcaagaagttgattaaacagcatgatcgtggacaataaaagtccactaaactgtgcagttttgtcacaacacaatgccacagaggaagcgtgcaattggcatgctgactacaggaatccatagactagggcctaattaatttattttaaattgacagatttccttatatgaactgtaactcagtaaaatcttttaaattgttgcatgttgctcatatatttttttcagtgtaCATAGGCATGTTTTGGAAGATACCAATACAACTTAATGTGTGTCTAAGTTGAGGTCCTTAGATTGAGTGTCCTCACCCTGATGGGTCCAGGGTCTTTGAAGAAGATAGCCATCTCCTCCAGAGTGGCGTTCTCTGTGAGTCCTGTGATGTAGATGGTGCTGTTCTCAGAGTCATCCTGCTCCTCAGGGCGCCCTGAACAGAGAGAACTACCATTCAAAAAAACTGACAGGAAACACTACAGCTACACTGTCCTTATTCATCTCAGATTCATAGCATAAGCCATTAAGCCAAGAAGTTGGACCAAGATCAACGAAACAAAGCCTTTCAGGCAGGTACAAACCAGTAAGATAAACGTTCAAAGATTAGCAATTGCTCCGTCAATGCTTCTGATCTATGATACAAGTGTTGGTCATTTAGTATCTGCTTACCCATGTTACGCACTGCCCCGTTGTTCATGGGTCCTGTTTGCCATCAGGCgagggggagaaaaaaaagagcCAAAGTCAGTTTGTGTCACTCAAGTCCTCTGCTAAACTGCTGAAGAGTATTTGAAGTGATAACACAAGACACAGTCCTCCAGAACACAGGTGTCAGACGTTTTTGAAAATATATTGATCATGACGTAAATAAAAACCTCAGACCCGTTTGTATAAAAATGTGTGCCATAAGAAAATGTCCTAAGAAACCACATAATATTAACCCCCAAAAATACCAGGGGTTTGGCTCCATGAAATTGTAAATGCAAAACCATTTTTCAAAACTGACATTTCTTGGCAGCAGTCATTTGTCATTAATATGTCATTGTGAAATAAGAGTACCTTGCTCTTCAAGGTTACCTTAGGCAGTGAGTGATATAAACCAGAGTAAAAAGTACCCCTTTCCAAACAGATGTCTCAGACATTTAAACTGGACCCCCTTCTATTTCCATCCATTCTAATAGCCACCTATATATTTGgctacccccccaaaaaacgctGCACACACCAACGTAAGGGCTTAGGTAAATGCTCTGCGCGTACATGCTCTAGTAGGTAAAGGTCTGGAGTGGACAAGCCAGTGTAATACTCGTTAACTTACCACCGGGCTTATTGAAGCCACCTCTGTCTCCAGCGACGCTATGGGGGAATAAATGGAGATATGAAGGCGATTTCCCTTTTAACAGCCACTTCCATGCATGGAGCCCCATGGCTCGTTTGGGGAGGTTGAAGGAAACAGTTCTGACTAGTTCATTTAACAACCCCCAACATGCCTACACAGTCTATGCAATCCAGTTAATGGGAATGAAGGAATTAACAGCAACTATATGGCATCATTCCTTTACTAGAAGGATTCTTAATGACAGCATTTGATAGCAGATACTGGCTAGTTTGGAGCTAGCTGAGGGGTGTTAAATCGCTACCTTTGGGGAAATATGGGACAGAATCCCAGGAATTTGTTACAAAGGAAACCTTTTTAGATGCATTCCATATGCAGTTTAATAATGACTAGCCTGGAGATACTATACTGACAAGAGATAACTTACAGATACAGTTAAATACGTGGAAAGCTAGTGCATTATGTCCAATTTACAGTTGAAGCAAATGCCTATACGAGTTAAAACAAATGGTTGACGTTGTCAAATGCAATGCATCTGAAATATTAAACAAAAAACAGGTGATTACAGTCACCTTTGAAATTAAAACCAAAAACACACCATCCATATACATTATTTTACAAAAACATGAATTGAAGTTAAAACAATTCTAATAAATACAGAATTTAAACTTGACCATGTTACAATGTTGAAGTAATGATTTTACTATACAAATTTAATTATCATTTTAAAGAGTTTCCCAGCATGCTTTAGACAGCACCATCCTCATCTCTTGGATTTAAGGCAGAACCCAAATCtctgtggtttaaccccttcggTTGTTTAAGCTGCCGGCTCTGTATTGAGTACAGGTACTTTATAGAATATAGATGGGTTTACATGGCTCTCACTGTTACCTGTAGCGTAAATGTGACAAAGCATGTTAAAAAGGTGTTCATTTGATTAAACAAAACATTTGTAATCCAAACCACATTTTTAAAACTAAAACACATAAGGGGCTGGTttccccagacacagatgaagcgTAGTCCAAAGACTAAAAAGCATTCTGTGCATTATTTTTAGTCTAGGACTAGGCTTACCCTGGGAAACCGGACCCAAAACATTTTGCCCTAAAAGCTATAATGTATGAAAAAGTCAAACAGGAGTTACATATGAATGCCAAATGATATTTTTTTCCCTTtaccctttttcgtggtatccaattggtagttagtcttgtctcatcgctgcaactcccgcacggactcgggagaggcaaaagccgagagccgtgcgtcctccgaaacacaacccaaccaagccgcactgcttcttgacacaatgccgcttaacccagaagccagccgcaccaatgtatcggagaaaacaccgtacacctggcgaccagtgtcagcatgcactgtgcCTGGCCCGTCACATGAGTCGCTAGtgagcgatgggacaaggacatccctgccggccaaaccctcccctaacccgaacgacgctgggccaattgtgcgccgccccatgggtctcccagtcgcggccggctgcgacagagcctggactcgaacccagaatctctagtggcacagctagcaccaCGATAcagggccttagaccactgcaccactcgggaggcccatgcCACATTTCTTGACTGCTTTAAGCAATGTTAACAGAGAAAAAAAGGCCACTTTCAACTTGAAAATATGACAAAATCAATTGAGGTTAAGAAATGTGACGTGTCATGTAATTAATAAAAGACTGTGCTGTAGACAAAGGTGGAATTATTCACTTTGATCCTCTCTTTAGGGAAAGCACGTAGCCATGTACTGAATAATATTAATATAATACAAGCCTAGAGCAAAACATAATTGAACATACGAGTCTGGTGTGACCTAGTGAACATGCGCcaattctttatttttttttcttGTTCCAGGGATATTACCTTCAGCTGTCTGATACTCAATGGGATCAACCTCACCTCAAACTCTATAATGAAAACATAGGTGCCACCATAATGCCCAGAAAGCTTGAACAATACATGTAAGGCTCCAGGTTGCCAGTTTAGTACCAATAACCTACAAGGGGGATAACCTTAGTTCTGCATGGATGTATCCCGTAGAAATGTACTTTATCGGTTTTCCAGGGAAAAACTCCAAATCCCAAATGTGCATTAACCTCAGCTTAGTTTGGAATTAAACTCCTTGGTATAGCCAATCAATGTGTCTTGCTTATTAAACAAACTAAAGTTATTTTAGAAGATCTGCCCCTGGGGGTCATGAGCCAAAAAGGGCCCCCGAAATATTGTCCAAAATTAGCGAATTGGACAGAAAAAGGGCACACCCCCAAACACCAATGAGAAAAAGCTTGTCTTGTATTGCAATGGTTTGTTAGCTTAAAACTAAGGATTTTGTGGTTTCAAGATGCAAGTAATTGATATGACAACACAAGCCAAAATTTGAGGTAAATTAGTTAGCAACTAAACTTCCATAGTGCACACTCCCAAATACCTTCTGGGTCAGCTTTTTAAAAAGAAAATCAGAGTTAGATTAAATAGGTAAATTTTTATAccatattaaaatgtatttaacctcaGAGCAATCATTTAAAAAGGTGCGGTGTGCCCACCAAATCATTGAAACCTGCAGCAGTAACCCTGAAGCCTTGTAAATAGATGGACAATAATCAATGCTATAGATTATATACACCTGTAAAGCTGTGGTACAGCAAAAAGGGATGTCTGATTGAATAGTTTACAACTCCAGCTTTCTGTTCACAAATGTCAGTCCCAGCTCTTTGTTTCATGAAATCATATTCCTTCTTACCTTTGGCCACTGTATGGCAGGGCTAAGAGTTTGTACCCACAAATGGAGGGTCCCTTCATGATACTTTTTGTAGGCATTAGATATTTGATCCTACACAAAGTAAACAGTGACTTTCCCCACTAATAAAAGAGATGACTATTTTACCTTTGTAGGGTTATAACTTGACCCAATTAATGTTTAAGGGGAACTTCAAACTCAGCCCTGCTCAGCCTGGCCGCAGCACCTGCAAGAATGGATGGAAGTTATGTTGAGCAATAAGGAGAGTGACTTACCCCATGCCTCCACGGCCCATGCCCCCACGTCCCCTGCCACCGTGCATCATGCCGCCCCTGTCATAGCCATCCCTGGGTGGCCCACGGCTCTCCCCTGCCCCTGGGAACCTAGCAGGGTCAGAGCCAGAGTAGCCAGAGCTGCCTCTGCCCTCCTGTCCATAGTTATCTACAGAATAACATGAGGATTAGCGGAAATGCCCTTGTGTGAAAATGAATGAACATCAACATGACTAAGACAATAACTAGCAGGTAGGCCTATTgcaatgcttgtgtgtgtgttaaaataaCAGGGGAGACCATTTGTCTTACTGTAATGGCTTGACTGGTTGTAACCACTTTGAGGCCCACTTTGTTGTCCATACTGGCTGCCTGCAGGCTGCCCGTAGGAACCTGAGGCCTGAGGAGGGTAGGCCGCGGCAGGGGCCTGTTGCTGCTGAGGTgggggctgctgctgctggtacCCACTCTGCTGCTGCCCATAGCTTCCCTGCTGGGCCTGGTACCCACTCTGCTGCGCGGCATATCCCCCTGGTTGGGAGTAGCTGCTCTGGCTGTAGccagctggctggctgctggcatTATAACTGAAGTGGTTAGGGACGGGCAGGGACTGAATAGGTCATAAAGAGTGCTCCACAACTATATGTTTCTTATGGGTTGACAGCTGCAACTTGTCTTCCACTGCGTACAAGCTAAAATCAAGAAACATCAACAAAATAGTGTAACATTCACTGCATCACTACCACCATTACACCCATGTCCTAATGTGAGACTAGTTAGCCTACCTGGGAGGTGCAGTGGAAGCAGCCTGCTGGCTGTAGCCAGCGTAGGCAGACTGGGCTGCATAGCCTGGCTGGGAGCCATAGGAAGGCTGagaggcagcaggagcagcagcaggagcactCTCATATCCACTGGCTCCATAACCTGCGGCAGGCTGGGAGTAGCCATGGGCACTGGGCTGGGCAGCAGGGTACCCAGCTGTGGTCAAACAGGAAATGGTTTAATTGAAGAAGGTGTAGATGGATCATTCCAGGTACAACCCAGTTAGGATTTTAGATCACACTATAACCACTCTGGACTTCTACAACCCGACAAAGCAGCACTGATGAAGAATATTAAATGGCACACAAGAATACCATTGTGTTATTAAAAGTgtgttagaattagtgttagataTCGGTAGATGAAGTCATGATGCAGGAGGAATAAATATTGTCAAAGAAATCTCTCTTCTCCAGGGTTCAACTAGTCTACTCACaatactatagtctactacacatgATGCGAAATATATTACATGGATCTATCCAGCCAGCCATTGAACACTTTGTATAGACTTAGCCTAAGTGGCATGAAATGGATAGAGATGAAAAGTAATCTGTGTCGAACCTGTTTTATTCCCAGCTGTAACATGAAAGCAAGAGGAGAAAAGTTCACAGTTCAAAAATGGTGACTTGGGTTGAAAATGGTCCTTTAAGGTACTCAAAGCACATTTGCAGTAATATAAATACAGGATTAACATTACATGTGGTCAATGGTTAGAGGCATGATGGACAATTCTCATTCCCTTCCACCAAAATTACTTTTGGCCTATCATTTGATCAGTTTGAAACTGACCTGGTGCTGGTTGCCCATAGGAGGAACCATACTGCTGCGCATAGCCGCCAGCAGAGGGTGCTGCCTGAGAGTATCCGGTCTCAGCTGCAGCAGGCTGGGCGTAGGACCCATATCCTTGCTGGCTATAACCCTGCTGAAAtacaaaatattattttatagaCCGATAGATAATGACAAGTACCTTGGGAAAGATGGCAAGCTGTCCTGTGCTTCAGTTCAAACTGTATGCAAACATGGAATGAGATCAATGCAGTATTGTGGGTATCTGCAGGTATGTGTAGTTCATAAATGGCCTTGTCTAAATATAAAACTCACCTGGGCAGATTGTCCATAGCCCTGTGAGGGCTGAGCAGCATAGGAGCCATATCTGCAGGGACACAAGATCAATCATTCATCTCGTTTCTGTAGATCATAATTAATTGTATCAAATAACACAAACACCCATTCCCCTGGATTCATTAGCACACAACCTGCATGTAGAAAGACTTACCCCTGCTGGGCACCGGCCTGGTTGTAGGAACTGTAATCTGTAAAAGAATATTACAAAATAAATTACTAGTCTAACATTCAACAACAGTCCTACAGGCTAGTACAGTATCAAAATCCACTTTGGACTCATGAAACTACTCATGTTCACTGGGCAATAATCTTGTGTAGACCCTCGGCAGTGCCAACCAGGCCAGGCCACACAATGGGAAAATCTTTCAAGTTCAACCGTCCTTGAAAAGAGACAAAGCATTCCTGCTATTCAACTCTAGCAAGGACTGACTGGTGATAGTTGTTTGCCGTTGTTATGTTGTGGGGGTCATCACGCCTTGGCTTGcggtagttggctagctagctacctttatTTAAACTATCTACACAAATTGGCCAACAAAGAAACAAAAATGTGGCTAGATTAGCAAGGCTGTACGGAAAGGCATACACTAGCACaaacagagatcctattaaattactagaggagCTATATCATGAAACCTCAAAGTCCCAGAATGGGGAGAAAACGGCAGCAGATGAAAGGTTAAAACAACGGCATACTAATATCCCATAACTCTTTGCAACAGTGGGACCAGCTATGCTGGTTAGCAATGGCGCTGATTCCAGATGTGGAACAATGCCGTCTTAACCTGCATTTTTTTTGACCAGACCCATGTTGAAGATGGAAAAATTAAGACAACAGTGTCACAATAATGCAGAGGTTCTACCACTCTGAATCAACCACGGGACCAGCTCAAGCATTGTAGCTAACGCTGCCTAGGTAAAAGGCAAGCGGTCTGAAGCAGATCATAAGGTTGGTGAAAAAAATAGCATTTTAAGCTAAAGCCAGAAAAAAGACAACTGCCTGCTAGCTAACTTTTAGGTTGAAGATTACAAGGTTAAGACAACAGGGTTACAATATTCCATAACCCATTGCAATTCAAGGGACCAGCGTCGCTAGTAGTAATATTTACGCACACAGAGtatcaatcaaaagtttggacacctacacattcaaaGGGGTTTTTTCTCATAAAAAATGactttctacattgcagaataatagtgaagacatcaaaacaatgaacaAATATGGaaaactaaatatattttagattcttcaaatagcccccctttgccttgatgacagcgttgcacactcttggcattctttcaatcagcttcatggggtagtcacccggaatgcatttcaattaacaggtgtgccttcttcaaAGTTAATTtgcagaatttctttccttaaggcatttgagtcaatcagttaagctgtgacatggtaggggtggtatacagaagatagccctatttggtaaaagaccatccatattatggcaagaacagctcaaataagcaaagagaaacagtccatcattacttcaagacatgaaggccagtcaaACCGGAAAACGTCAagcactttgaaagtttcttcaagtgccgtTGCAAAAAGCATCAAGCACTatggtgaaactggctctcatgaggaccaccacaggaaaggaagacccagagttacctctgctacagaggacaagttcattggagttaccagcctcagaaattgcagcccaaataaatgattccgagttcaagcaacagacatctcaacatcaactgttcaaaggagactgcatgaatcaggccttcatggtcaaattgctgcaaagaaaccactactaaaagacaccaataataagaagagacacttgctcgggccaagaaacacaagcaatggacaacAGACCGGTGGATATCTGTTCTTTggactgatgagtccaaattagaggttgactgattaatcggaatggctgattaaatagggccgatttcaagttctcTTAATCataaatcggtatttttggacac is a window of Oncorhynchus kisutch isolate 150728-3 linkage group LG3, Okis_V2, whole genome shotgun sequence DNA encoding:
- the LOC109880418 gene encoding RNA-binding protein EWS isoform X7; protein product: MASAPDYSSYNQAGAQQGYGSYAAQPSQGYGQSAQGYSQQGYGSYAQPAAAETGYSQAAPSAGGYAQQYGSSYGQPAPAGYPAAQPSAHGYSQPAAGYGASGYESAPAAAPAASQPSYGSQPGYAAQSAYAGYSQQAASTAPPSSQPAGYSQSSYSQPGGYAAQQSGYQAQQGSYGQQQSGYQQQQPPPQQQQAPAAAYPPQASGSYGQPAGSQYGQQSGPQSGYNQSSHYNNYGQEGRGSSGYSGSDPARFPGAGESRGPPRDGYDRGGMMHGGRGRGGMGRGGMGVAGDRGGFNKPGGPMNNGAVRNMGRPEEQDDSENSTIYITGLTENATLEEMAIFFKDPGPIRMNRRLGKPAINIYTDNDSGKPKGDATLSYEEPSFAKAAVELFDGKEYQGRRLKVSMARRKPMMGGMRGGMSMRGDMMGRGGPGGMMGRGGERGGFVPRGGPHGMGRGGPGGPGGNMQQRAGDWECPNQGCGNQNFSWRMECNQCKAPKPEGFGPPSGGERGRGGMGMRGGRGMDRGGPGGPGGFRGGWGGDRGGGFRGRGGMDRGGFRGSSRGGPPMDRGRGMGRGGMGGPPGKMDMRDHRQERRDRPY
- the LOC109880418 gene encoding RNA-binding protein EWS isoform X4; amino-acid sequence: MASAPDYSSYNQAGAQQGYGSYAAQPSQGYGQSAQGYSQQGYGSYAQPAAAETGYSQAAPSAGGYAQQYGSSYGQPAPAGNKTAGYPAAQPSAHGYSQPAAGYGASGYESAPAAAPAASQPSYGSQPGYAAQSAYAGYSQQAASTAPPSQPAGYSQSSYSQPGGYAAQQSGYQAQQGSYGQQQSGYQQQQPPPQQQQAPAAAYPPQASGSYGQPAGSQYGQQSGPQSGYNQSSHYNNYGQEGRGSSGYSGSDPARFPGAGESRGPPRDGYDRGGMMHGGRGRGGMGRGGMGVAGDRGGFNKPGGPMNNGAVRNMGRPEEQDDSENSTIYITGLTENATLEEMAIFFKDPGPIRMNRRLGKPAINIYTDNDSGKPKGDATLSYEEPSFAKAAVELFDGKEYQGRRLKVSMARRKPMMGGMRGGMSMRGDMMGRGGPGGMMGRGGERGGFVPRGGPHGMGRGGPGGPGGNMQQRAGDWECPNQGCGNQNFSWRMECNQCKAPKPEGFGPPSGGERGRGGMGMRGGRGMDRGGPGGPGGFRGGWGGDRGGGFRGRGGMDRGGFRGSSRGGPPMDRGRGMGRGGMGGPPGKMDMRDHRQERRDRPY
- the LOC109880418 gene encoding RNA-binding protein EWS isoform X3, producing MASAPDYSSYNQAGAQQGYGSYAAQPSQGYGQSAQGYSQQGYGSYAQPAAAETGYSQAAPSAGGYAQQYGSSYGQPAPAGNKTAGYPAAQPSAHGYSQPAAGYGASGYESAPAAAPAASQPSYGSQPGYAAQSAYAGYSQQAASTAPPSSQPAGYSQSSYSQPGGYAAQQSGYQAQQGSYGQQQSGYQQQQPPPQQQQAPAAAYPPQASGSYGQPAGSQYGQQSGPQSGYNQSSHYNNYGQEGRGSSGYSGSDPARFPGAGESRGPPRDGYDRGGMMHGGRGRGGMGRGGMGVAGDRGGFNKPGGPMNNGAVRNMGRPEEQDDSENSTIYITGLTENATLEEMAIFFKDPGPIRMNRRLGKPAINIYTDNDSGKPKGDATLSYEEPSFAKAAVELFDGKEYQGRRLKVSMARRKPMMGGMRGGMSMRGDMMGRGGPGGMMGRGGERGGFVPRGGPHGMGRGGPGGPGGNMQQRAGDWECPNQGCGNQNFSWRMECNQCKAPKPEGFGPPSGGERGRGGMGMRGGRGMDRGGPGGPGGFRGGWGGDRGGGFRGRGGMDRGGFRGSSRGGPPMDRGRGMGRGGMGGPPGKMDMRDHRQERRDRPY
- the LOC109880418 gene encoding RNA-binding protein EWS isoform X8 — encoded protein: MASAPDYSSYNQAGAQQGYGSYAAQPSQGYGQSAQGYSQQGYGSYAQPAAAETGYSQAAPSAGGYAQQYGSSYGQPAPAGYPAAQPSAHGYSQPAAGYGASGYESAPAAAPAASQPSYGSQPGYAAQSAYAGYSQQAASTAPPSQPAGYSQSSYSQPGGYAAQQSGYQAQQGSYGQQQSGYQQQQPPPQQQQAPAAAYPPQASGSYGQPAGSQYGQQSGPQSGYNQSSHYNNYGQEGRGSSGYSGSDPARFPGAGESRGPPRDGYDRGGMMHGGRGRGGMGRGGMGVAGDRGGFNKPGGPMNNGAVRNMGRPEEQDDSENSTIYITGLTENATLEEMAIFFKDPGPIRMNRRLGKPAINIYTDNDSGKPKGDATLSYEEPSFAKAAVELFDGKEYQGRRLKVSMARRKPMMGGMRGGMSMRGDMMGRGGPGGMMGRGGERGGFVPRGGPHGMGRGGPGGPGGNMQQRAGDWECPNQGCGNQNFSWRMECNQCKAPKPEGFGPPSGGERGRGGMGMRGGRGMDRGGPGGPGGFRGGWGGDRGGGFRGRGGMDRGGFRGSSRGGPPMDRGRGMGRGGMGGPPGKMDMRDHRQERRDRPY